A window of Primulina huaijiensis isolate GDHJ02 chromosome 9, ASM1229523v2, whole genome shotgun sequence contains these coding sequences:
- the LOC140984805 gene encoding uncharacterized protein — protein sequence MSNPLMASNRDDPLLLLSAHHHPASSSSPAAVSDPDSYLLDASQLGSASGSFQNDGFLGGGYDAGFVNESEYGFSRPDFRQGPLVGTVELYERHVFLCYKNPQVWPPRIEAAEFDRLPRLLAAALAARKTEMKRQTRLTICEGHDGTETSNGDVLIFPDMIRYRRLTHFDVDTFVEEVLVKECEWLPGSPEALRGCYIFVCCHGSRDRRCGICGPSVINKFKDEIETRGLQGKVSVGPCSHIGGHKYAGNVIIFGPNIKKEVTGHWYGYVMPEDVPVLLEQHIGKGEIVDCLWRGQMGLSEDDQKRSQELRFQINGETFMDRIPNETIGVTDAKASMCASQADGTACCQEKDGFSCCQNPASQGKVDPESTKVAENVTNEKKRRYKRQISQNNVGNGTGPHKVCSMPTWLETWEREDAYAALAVVGAAVSVAFAYSCYKQLS from the exons ATGTCAAACCCGCTAATGGCCAGCAATCGCGACGATCCACTTCTATTGCTGAGTGCGCACCACCATCCTGCCTCGTCTTCCTCGCCCGCTGCTGTCTCCGACCCCGACAGTTACCTTCTCGACGCCTCCCAACTTGGTAGCGCCTCCGGAAGCTTCCAGAACGATGGCTTCCTCGGCGGGGGATACGATGCTGGATTTGTTAACGAATCCGAATATGGCTTCTCGCGCCCCGATTTCAGGCAGGGTCCGCTTGTGGGAACTGTGGAGCTATACGAGCGCCACGTCTTCTTGTGCTACAAGAACCCTCAGGTGTGGCCGCCTCGTATTGAGGCCGCTGAATTCGATCGGCTTCCCAGACTTCTTGCTGCCGCTCTAGCTGCGAGGAAGACAGAAATGAAACGACAG ACCCGTTTGACTATATGTGAGGGACACGATGGTACTGAGACATCAAACGGTGATGTGCTAATCTTTCCAGACATGATTAGATACAG GAGATTAACGCATTTTGATGTTGATACATTTGTTGAGGAGGTGCTCGTGAAGGAGTGTGAATGGTTGCCTGGAAGCCCAGAAGCTTTGAGGGGTTGTTATATTTTTGTATGCTGTCATGGCTCAAGGGATCGACGATGTGGTATTTGTGGACCTTCTGTtatcaataaatttaaggatgAGATAGAAACACGTGGTTTACAAGGTAAAGTGTCGGTTGGCCCCTGTTCACACATTGGAGGGCACAAGTATGCGGGTAACGTGATCATTTTTGGACCTAACATAAAAAAAGAAGTTACTGGCCACTG GTACGGATATGTTATGCCTGAAGATGTACCTGTTTTGCTTGAACAGCATATTGGGAAAGGAGAAATTGTTGATTGCCTATGGAG GGGACAAATGGGATTATCAGAAGACGACCAGAAAAGGTCACAGGAACTAAGGTTTCAGATTAACGGTGAGACATTTATGGATAGGATCCCAAATGAGACTATAGGAGTCACCGATGCAAAAGCGAGTATGTGCGCATCTCAAGCAGATGGCACAGCATGTTGTCAAGAGAAAGATGGCTTCTCTTGCTGTCAGAACCCTGCCTCACAAGGAAAGGTGGATCCTGAGTCTACCAAGGTTGCTGAAAATGTTACTAACGAAAAGAAAAGGCGCTATAAGAGACAAATTTCTCAAAATAATGTTGGAAATGGAACTGGTCCTCATAAAGTGTGCTCAATGCCTACGTGGTTGGAAACCTGGGAGCGTGAAGATGCATATGCTGCACTAGCCGTTGTTGGTGCTGCTGTATCAGTTGCATTTGCCTATAGCTGCTACAAAcagttgagctga
- the LOC140984806 gene encoding SEC14 cytosolic factor-like, which produces MASMYIIKVELFRDRIVDIDKRSKKVDEPLKKTFQNMLLGYQRETFLRFLKARDGNVLIACKMLTDCLNWRIQNEIDFTLAKPIVPNDMYRAIRDSQLVGMPGYTKEGVPVIATGVGLSTYDKASIHCYVQSHIQMNEYRDRVILPSATKKIGWYIGTCINILDMTGLKLSALNQIKLLSAISTIDDLNYPEKTDTYYIVNAPYIFTACWKVVKPLLHERTGKKVQVLSGSGRDDLLKIMDHESLPHFCRREGSGSSKIARNEMVSDCFSLDHPYHQQLYNYVKE; this is translated from the exons ATGGCGAGTATGTATATAATTAAAGTGGAATTGTTCCGGGATCG AATAGTTGACATCGATAAAAGATCCAAGAAAG TTGATGAGCCATTGAAGAAAACTTTCCAG AATATGCTTCTAGGGTATCAAAGGGAGACTTTCTTGAGGTTTCTCAAGGCAAGGGATGGAAATGTATTGATTGCGTGTAAAATG CTTACTGACTGTTTAAACTGGAGGATACAAAATGAAATTGACTTCACATTGGCG AAGCCAATTGTCCCTAATGACATGTATAGAGCAATAAGGGATTCTCAGCTTGTGGGAATGCCTGGATACACAAAAGAG GGTGTTCCAGTCATTGCCACTGGCGTAGGTCTTAGCACATATGACAAAGCATCC ATTCATTGTTATGTTCAATCACATATCCAAATGAATGAATACAGAGATCGTGTCATACTG CCTTctgcaacaaaaaaaattggatgGTATATTGGCACATGcataaatattttggacatgacCGGTTTAAAGCTTTCTGCGTTGAATCAAATTAAG TTATTGTCTGCGATATCGACTATTGACGACCTGAACTATCCTGAGAAGACAGACACTTATTACATAGTCAATGCCCCATACATATTTACAGCTTGTTGGAAG GTTGTTAAACCTCTTCTGCATGAGAGAACTGGGAAGAAGGTGCAGGTTCTTTCAGGCTCCGGAAGGGACGACCTGTTGAAG ATTATGGATCACGAGTCTCTCCCACATTTTTGCCGAAGGGAAGGCTCAGGGTCATCCAAGATTGCCAGGAATGAAATGGTTAGTGACTGTTTTTCGTTGGACCATCCGTATCATCAGCAGCTATATAACTATGTTAAGGAGTAA